A stretch of Crossiella cryophila DNA encodes these proteins:
- the wzm gene encoding galactan export ABC transporter permease subunit Wzm/RfbD, which produces MNTARAYRSWGRAFADLRAGWNQRSLWGHLGWQDIKQGYRRSVLGPLWITISTGVMALAMGILFSALQNQPINFFLPYVTVGLVCWTFIANCVNEGANVFIANEGLIKQLPSPLTTHVFRLIWRQVLLFAHNFLIYFIMLAIFPQDLKWTVVYAIPAFVLIVLNGGWVALLTGIISTRFRDIPPIIGSVVLLLFYMTPIVWDFRILENHSNPLIADRAYLAQFNPFLHFIEIIRRPLLGQDQLFHHWMIVGIITVVGWAAALVLLRNYRARVSYWV; this is translated from the coding sequence GTGAACACTGCCCGCGCGTACCGCAGCTGGGGCCGGGCCTTCGCAGACCTGCGCGCCGGCTGGAACCAGCGCTCGCTCTGGGGCCACCTCGGTTGGCAGGACATCAAACAGGGCTATCGGCGCTCCGTGCTCGGTCCACTGTGGATCACCATCAGCACCGGTGTGATGGCACTGGCGATGGGCATCCTGTTCTCCGCCCTGCAGAACCAGCCGATCAACTTCTTCCTGCCGTACGTGACCGTCGGCCTGGTCTGCTGGACGTTCATCGCCAACTGCGTCAATGAGGGCGCGAACGTCTTCATCGCCAACGAGGGACTGATCAAACAGCTCCCCTCGCCGTTGACCACGCACGTGTTCCGGCTGATCTGGCGGCAGGTGCTGCTGTTCGCGCACAACTTCCTGATCTACTTCATCATGCTGGCGATCTTCCCGCAGGACCTGAAGTGGACCGTGGTCTACGCGATCCCGGCCTTCGTGCTGATCGTGCTCAACGGCGGCTGGGTCGCGCTGCTCACCGGCATCATCAGCACCCGGTTCCGGGACATCCCGCCGATCATCGGCAGTGTGGTGCTGCTGCTGTTCTACATGACGCCGATCGTGTGGGACTTCCGGATCCTGGAGAACCACTCGAACCCGCTCATCGCTGATCGCGCCTACCTGGCCCAGTTCAACCCGTTCCTGCACTTCATCGAGATCATCCGGCGGCCGCTGCTGGGCCAGGACCAGCTGTTCCACCACTGGATGATCGTCGGCATCATCACCGTGGTCGGCTGGGCCGCCGCGCTGGTCCTGTTGCGCAACTACCGTGCCCGCGTGTCCTACTGGGTGTAA
- a CDS encoding ABC transporter substrate-binding protein — MRPSHAKIGLLSLVTVSTVLVSACTAAPPATAPANTSGAAGTDVPVSAAPLAPSLSVTDPNGQNLTLPKIPERIVCLTGLCDDALTELGLKPAGSSNAVLLTLPQIAGEAGKSVPVVPGSFGQEDVEAIGALKPDLVIGLSGVHDGLRPAVTKFNAPLWTVNPNSWEQSVGYLRNLGALTGRTEQAVAAETKFRTKLAKAIATSKQKGLHKQTVLLMFGSADSIGVDTADSINGKLLGQLFGYPFPAKGTNAETANTYSVEEILAKQPTVVFVYSLIFAASDKKLSEQLAANPVWKQVKAVQSGQVHEVVPKLWGSGRGTRSLGAIIDEAIAKVSAAPAA; from the coding sequence GTGCGTCCGTCGCACGCCAAGATCGGCCTGCTCAGCCTGGTCACAGTGTCGACAGTCCTGGTTTCCGCGTGCACCGCGGCACCACCCGCGACCGCTCCCGCGAACACCTCCGGAGCCGCCGGAACCGACGTTCCGGTCAGTGCCGCACCGCTCGCGCCCTCGCTCAGCGTGACCGACCCGAACGGGCAGAACCTGACCCTGCCCAAGATCCCGGAACGCATCGTCTGCCTCACCGGATTGTGTGACGACGCGCTCACCGAACTCGGTCTGAAACCGGCGGGCAGCTCCAACGCGGTGCTGCTGACCCTGCCGCAGATCGCCGGCGAGGCAGGCAAGTCGGTGCCGGTGGTCCCCGGCAGCTTCGGTCAGGAGGACGTGGAGGCGATCGGCGCGCTCAAACCGGACCTGGTGATCGGACTTTCCGGTGTGCACGACGGACTCCGGCCCGCGGTGACCAAGTTCAATGCTCCACTGTGGACGGTCAACCCGAACAGCTGGGAGCAGTCCGTCGGCTACCTGCGCAACCTCGGCGCGCTCACCGGCCGCACCGAGCAGGCGGTGGCCGCGGAGACCAAGTTCCGGACGAAACTGGCCAAGGCCATCGCCACCAGCAAGCAGAAGGGCCTGCACAAGCAGACCGTGCTGCTGATGTTCGGCAGCGCCGACTCGATCGGCGTGGACACCGCCGACTCGATCAACGGCAAGCTGCTGGGCCAGCTCTTCGGCTACCCGTTCCCGGCCAAGGGCACCAACGCCGAGACCGCGAACACCTACAGCGTCGAGGAGATCCTGGCCAAGCAGCCGACCGTGGTCTTCGTCTACTCCTTGATCTTCGCCGCCAGCGACAAGAAGCTGTCCGAACAGCTCGCCGCGAACCCGGTGTGGAAGCAGGTGAAGGCCGTGCAGTCCGGTCAGGTGCACGAGGTCGTGCCCAAGCTCTGGGGCTCCGGCCGGGGCACCCGCAGCCTCGGCGCGATCATCGACGAGGCCATCGCCAAGGTGTCCGCGGCGCCTGCGGCGTGA
- a CDS encoding FecCD family ABC transporter permease, whose amino-acid sequence MSRFRAPLLAVLALLVIGTATLCLGTPLVGVNRLPAAFAGETDLEHAVVVLLRTPRLLLGLCAGAALGAAGLLLQESLRNPLAVPELLGVSSGASAAVAITVVWALPVPGAPLVPALLGAVLGGLLTLLAARKAVGPAAVLLIGAAVSAGLQAIMFTGLSLSDSREQGVLFRYLLGSLTGTTWDTVAFAAPGLLAALPLALLAVPALGLLRLGDDTASALGLRADRARLAVLVLACALVAVAVGPAGPIAWVGFLGPQLARRLRPSAEARGWLAWSALFGALLVAVADLLARTVLYPVELPVGGLTAVVAVVLGALLMFRRRADREALG is encoded by the coding sequence GTGAGCCGGTTCCGCGCGCCCCTGCTGGCCGTGCTGGCGCTGCTGGTGATCGGCACGGCCACGCTCTGCCTTGGCACCCCGCTGGTCGGCGTCAACCGGCTGCCCGCCGCGTTCGCCGGCGAGACCGACCTCGAGCACGCCGTGGTGGTGCTGCTGCGCACGCCCCGGCTGCTGCTCGGGCTGTGCGCGGGCGCGGCACTGGGCGCGGCCGGACTCCTGTTGCAGGAGTCGCTCCGGAATCCACTGGCCGTGCCGGAACTGCTCGGTGTCTCCAGCGGCGCCTCGGCCGCGGTGGCCATCACCGTGGTGTGGGCACTGCCGGTGCCGGGCGCGCCGCTGGTCCCGGCGTTGCTGGGCGCGGTGCTCGGCGGGCTGCTGACCCTGCTCGCCGCGCGCAAGGCGGTCGGACCGGCCGCGGTGCTGCTGATCGGCGCCGCGGTCAGTGCCGGACTGCAGGCGATCATGTTCACCGGGCTGTCGCTGTCGGACTCCCGGGAGCAGGGCGTGCTCTTCCGCTACCTGCTCGGCTCGCTGACCGGTACCACCTGGGACACGGTCGCCTTCGCCGCGCCCGGCCTGCTCGCCGCGTTGCCGCTGGCCCTGCTCGCGGTGCCCGCGCTCGGCCTGCTGCGGCTGGGCGATGACACCGCCTCGGCACTCGGCCTGCGGGCCGACCGGGCCCGGCTGGCGGTGCTGGTGCTGGCCTGCGCGCTGGTCGCGGTCGCGGTCGGACCGGCGGGGCCGATCGCCTGGGTCGGTTTCCTCGGCCCGCAGCTGGCCCGGCGACTGCGTCCCTCGGCCGAGGCCAGGGGCTGGCTGGCCTGGTCGGCGTTGTTCGGCGCACTGCTGGTCGCGGTGGCGGATCTGTTGGCCCGCACCGTGCTCTACCCGGTCGAACTGCCGGTGGGCGGGCTGACCGCGGTGGTCGCGGTGGTGCTGGGCGCGCTGCTGATGTTCCGTCGCCGCGCGGACCGGGAGGCACTGGGATGA
- a CDS encoding FecCD family ABC transporter permease, producing the protein MTRALALPVLAVLLALAALAQLSVGSAVGPLTTLGALFGSGSELELTIVGELRLPRMLVALGTGACLGLGGVVLQAVLRNPLASPEVTGVGSGAVLGAVTATVFGLAGTAGGLTAAAVLGGVLGGAALWLIASRAGTDPLRLVVLGVLVSAVLAGLSLVLLTARPQLAGAAARWLVGSLNGRTWEHWHALWPWLLAVVLLLAMVAPALDLLAVDDDHARGVGLAVTPWRSLALLGAVLATAAAVAAVGAVAFVGLLAPHAARLLAGAEHRLLLPAAGIAGAASVCGADFLAQAVTLLVPASGSQRLGVPVGAVTALAGAVVLIVVARRFSSALAGRDQS; encoded by the coding sequence ATGACCCGCGCACTCGCCCTGCCCGTGCTGGCCGTGCTGCTGGCGCTGGCCGCGCTGGCCCAGCTCTCGGTCGGCAGTGCGGTCGGCCCGCTGACCACGCTGGGCGCGTTGTTCGGCAGTGGCAGCGAACTGGAACTGACCATCGTCGGCGAACTGCGGTTGCCGCGGATGCTGGTCGCGCTGGGCACCGGCGCCTGTCTCGGCCTCGGCGGCGTGGTGCTGCAGGCCGTGCTGCGCAATCCGCTGGCCTCCCCGGAGGTCACCGGGGTCGGCTCCGGCGCGGTGCTCGGCGCGGTGACCGCCACCGTGTTCGGCCTGGCCGGGACCGCGGGCGGACTCACCGCGGCGGCCGTGCTGGGCGGGGTCCTCGGCGGCGCGGCGCTCTGGCTGATCGCCTCCAGGGCGGGCACGGATCCGTTGCGGCTGGTGGTGCTCGGCGTGCTGGTGTCCGCGGTGCTGGCCGGGCTGTCCCTGGTGCTGCTCACCGCCCGCCCGCAACTGGCCGGGGCGGCCGCCCGGTGGCTGGTCGGCTCGCTCAACGGGCGGACCTGGGAGCACTGGCACGCGCTGTGGCCCTGGCTGCTCGCGGTGGTCCTGCTGCTGGCCATGGTCGCGCCCGCGCTGGACCTGCTCGCGGTGGACGACGACCACGCCCGCGGCGTCGGCCTGGCGGTCACCCCGTGGCGCAGCCTGGCCCTGCTCGGTGCGGTGCTGGCCACCGCGGCCGCGGTCGCCGCGGTGGGCGCGGTGGCCTTCGTCGGACTGCTCGCCCCGCACGCCGCCCGGCTGCTGGCCGGGGCCGAGCACCGGTTGCTGTTGCCCGCGGCCGGGATCGCGGGCGCGGCCAGTGTGTGCGGTGCGGATTTCCTCGCGCAGGCGGTGACGCTGCTGGTCCCGGCCTCGGGCAGTCAGCGGCTGGGCGTGCCGGTCGGTGCGGTGACCGCGCTGGCGGGCGCGGTGGTGTTGATCGTGGTCGCGCGCCGGTTCTCCAGCGCGCTGGCGGGGAGGGACCAGTCATGA
- a CDS encoding ABC transporter ATP-binding protein, whose protein sequence is MISGTGITVRFGLRAVLSTVDIRVAAGEWLALVGRNGCGKSTLLRVLAGLHPPDQGTVTLGADELNSLSRREIARRIAVLPQAMPAVPGLTVRQLVRQGRYAVRGPLGMLRAGDDEPVRRALAETGVAEYADAAVDRLSGGERQRVRLALALAQDAPVLLLDEPTTYLDVRHQLEVLELVARLRAERGLTVVTVLHDLAQAARFADRVLALRDGVVHADGPAAEVVDADLLAGVFGVRGRVWRDEHTGRPACSYDTVL, encoded by the coding sequence ATGATCAGTGGAACCGGTATCACCGTCCGGTTCGGCCTGCGCGCGGTTCTGTCCACTGTGGACATCCGGGTGGCCGCGGGGGAGTGGCTCGCGCTGGTGGGCCGCAACGGCTGCGGCAAGAGCACCCTGCTGCGCGTGCTGGCCGGGCTGCACCCACCGGATCAGGGCACCGTGACCCTCGGCGCGGACGAGCTGAACTCGTTGTCCCGCAGGGAGATCGCCCGCCGGATCGCGGTGCTGCCACAGGCCATGCCCGCGGTGCCGGGGCTGACCGTGCGCCAGCTGGTCCGGCAGGGCCGCTACGCCGTGCGTGGCCCGCTGGGCATGCTGCGCGCCGGTGACGACGAACCGGTGCGCCGGGCGCTGGCCGAGACCGGGGTGGCCGAGTACGCCGACGCCGCGGTGGACCGGCTCTCCGGCGGCGAGCGCCAGCGGGTCCGGTTGGCCCTCGCGCTGGCCCAGGACGCGCCGGTGCTGCTGCTCGACGAACCCACCACCTACCTGGACGTCCGGCACCAGCTGGAGGTACTGGAACTGGTCGCCCGGCTGCGCGCCGAACGCGGCCTGACCGTGGTCACCGTGCTGCACGACCTGGCCCAGGCCGCCCGGTTCGCCGACCGGGTGCTCGCGCTGCGGGACGGCGTGGTGCACGCGGACGGCCCGGCCGCCGAGGTGGTCGACGCGGACCTGCTGGCCGGGGTCTTCGGCGTGCGTGGCCGGGTCTGGCGGGACGAGCACACCGGCCGTCCGGCCTGCTCCTACGACACGGTGCTGTAG
- a CDS encoding MFS transporter yields MTNVVALRRDPDFRRYLAARVVSVAGSLVTVVALPILVYRLTGSAAWTAAVAAAEALPYLLFGLLAGALADRLDRRALMVTVDLLNALLLASVPIAWALDGLSAVHVVAVGFLSQTLFVVFDSANFGALPTLVGKDRTTSAYSTVFGVTTVVEMVVPPLATLAVTIFSPAPMLALDALSYGISALLIRAITRPLSAADRAGRPRSMADIRADVRAGLGFLWRQPTVRTLTLVGATHSAAGGAWVAMVVPWADRSLGVPPSGDARLAVLMSCWGVGGLIAAKLVPVLSRRLGPARLALRALPASLLSGLAVVFSSHWLLGALAAIAWGTAYTTVVINAITFRQQVTPVELQGRVNTTARMLSWGLGQPLGATLAGAVAVAASPSAGLAAVVGVLAIGVVLAWCSPLRTEAKPEPVYSTVS; encoded by the coding sequence GTGACGAACGTCGTAGCCCTCCGGCGGGACCCGGACTTCCGCCGGTACCTGGCCGCCAGGGTGGTCTCCGTGGCCGGTTCGCTGGTCACCGTGGTCGCGCTGCCGATCCTGGTGTACCGATTGACCGGTTCGGCGGCCTGGACCGCGGCCGTTGCCGCCGCGGAGGCATTGCCCTACCTGCTGTTCGGCCTGCTCGCCGGCGCGCTGGCGGACCGGCTGGACCGGCGCGCGCTGATGGTGACGGTGGACCTGCTCAACGCGCTGCTGCTGGCCAGCGTGCCGATCGCGTGGGCGCTGGACGGGCTCAGCGCGGTGCACGTGGTGGCGGTCGGGTTCCTGTCCCAGACGCTGTTCGTGGTCTTCGACTCGGCCAACTTCGGCGCGCTGCCCACGCTGGTCGGCAAGGACCGGACCACCTCGGCCTACTCCACCGTGTTCGGGGTGACCACGGTGGTGGAGATGGTGGTGCCGCCGCTGGCCACGCTGGCCGTGACGATCTTCTCCCCCGCGCCGATGCTGGCCCTGGACGCGCTCAGCTACGGCATCTCCGCACTGCTGATCCGGGCCATCACCCGCCCGCTGTCCGCGGCCGACCGGGCAGGGCGACCGCGCTCGATGGCCGACATCAGGGCCGATGTCCGGGCCGGGCTTGGCTTCCTGTGGCGGCAGCCGACCGTGCGCACGCTGACCCTGGTCGGCGCGACCCACTCGGCCGCCGGCGGGGCCTGGGTGGCGATGGTGGTGCCGTGGGCGGACCGCTCGCTCGGCGTGCCACCCAGCGGCGATGCCCGGCTGGCGGTGCTGATGAGCTGCTGGGGCGTTGGCGGGCTGATCGCGGCCAAGCTGGTGCCGGTGCTGAGCCGTCGGCTGGGACCGGCGCGGCTGGCCTTGCGGGCGCTGCCTGCCTCGCTGCTGTCCGGGCTGGCGGTGGTGTTCAGCTCGCACTGGCTGCTGGGCGCGCTGGCCGCGATCGCCTGGGGCACCGCCTACACCACGGTGGTGATCAACGCGATCACCTTCCGGCAGCAGGTCACCCCGGTTGAGCTGCAGGGACGGGTCAACACCACGGCCAGGATGCTGTCCTGGGGACTCGGTCAGCCGCTGGGCGCGACGCTGGCGGGCGCGGTCGCGGTGGCGGCGAGCCCGAGTGCCGGACTCGCCGCCGTGGTCGGCGTGCTCGCGATCGGCGTGGTGCTCGCCTGGTGCTCGCCGTTGCGCACCGAGGCGAAGCCGGAGCCGGTCTACAGCACCGTGTCGTAG
- the amiA gene encoding streptamidine family RiPP, translating into MDKVFVRVEAERELPHNSASHSNALVENPFADQD; encoded by the coding sequence ATGGACAAGGTCTTCGTGCGCGTCGAGGCCGAGCGCGAGCTGCCGCACAACTCGGCTAGCCACAGCAACGCCCTGGTCGAGAACCCGTTCGCCGACCAGGACTGA
- a CDS encoding CocE/NonD family hydrolase: protein MPLATTVFRSPERERSPVVLLRSPYDQRLNHAEAKSWASRGFACVTADTRGRFGSGGTFLPYAHERSDGATLLDWVHAQDFCDGRVLLAGASYGAYCALVTAAARTAPVAGVIAAVPAMGPGETARDPGGAARLACRAGWWSEHGGTGRPRPPADLDLTHLPVRDLVDQPGWPELWSAPRRGPLWSELPHCEVPLLAIGGVHDPFAADTAELAATWGGPSRLVLGPWGHLLDSHAPGAALAGKRIGALYLAFAHAALADTQTGHRAWIATGDHWSHWPTGTGPTHQLSVARGVFTADPTNPFPSRAPAADLGIDANRPDRALLHSAPLPGGVLRGRIGVRLRLRADTPDNDWLLRLSTVEDNRQLAHVIFRDTAPPGHPVERTAELGPLGVELPPGTRLRLEIAGHHWPRHARNPHTGVDPVDAIELRPSRREVLAAEFTLPLATATDAVAAANLIEEVVR, encoded by the coding sequence GTGCCCCTCGCTACCACCGTGTTTCGCTCTCCCGAGCGTGAGCGATCTCCGGTGGTACTTCTTCGTTCCCCCTACGATCAGCGGCTAAACCACGCCGAGGCAAAAAGTTGGGCGAGCCGGGGTTTTGCCTGCGTAACGGCTGATACCCGGGGCAGATTCGGCTCCGGCGGCACCTTCCTGCCGTACGCGCACGAACGCTCCGACGGGGCCACCCTGCTCGACTGGGTACACGCCCAGGACTTCTGCGACGGCCGGGTCCTGCTCGCCGGCGCCTCCTACGGTGCCTACTGCGCCCTGGTCACCGCCGCCGCCCGCACCGCCCCGGTAGCCGGGGTGATCGCCGCCGTCCCGGCCATGGGCCCCGGCGAAACCGCCCGCGACCCCGGCGGCGCGGCCAGGCTGGCCTGCCGCGCGGGCTGGTGGTCCGAACACGGCGGCACCGGCCGGCCCCGCCCACCGGCCGACCTCGACCTCACCCACCTGCCCGTCCGCGACCTGGTCGACCAGCCCGGCTGGCCCGAACTCTGGTCCGCCCCCCGCCGCGGCCCACTCTGGTCCGAACTCCCGCACTGCGAGGTCCCCCTGCTCGCCATCGGCGGCGTGCACGACCCCTTCGCCGCCGACACCGCCGAACTGGCCGCGACCTGGGGCGGCCCGTCCCGCCTGGTCCTGGGCCCTTGGGGCCACCTCCTGGACAGCCACGCCCCGGGCGCCGCCCTGGCAGGTAAACGGATCGGCGCGCTCTACCTGGCCTTCGCCCACGCCGCCCTCGCCGACACCCAGACCGGTCACCGCGCCTGGATCGCCACCGGCGACCACTGGTCCCACTGGCCCACCGGCACCGGCCCCACCCACCAGCTGTCCGTGGCCCGCGGCGTGTTCACCGCCGACCCCACGAACCCGTTCCCCTCCCGCGCCCCCGCCGCCGACCTGGGCATCGACGCCAACCGCCCGGACCGTGCCCTGCTGCACTCCGCCCCGCTGCCCGGCGGCGTGCTGCGTGGCCGGATCGGCGTCCGGCTGCGGCTGCGCGCGGACACCCCGGACAACGACTGGCTGCTCCGACTGTCCACAGTGGAGGACAACCGGCAGCTCGCGCACGTGATCTTCCGCGACACCGCCCCACCCGGCCACCCGGTCGAGCGCACCGCCGAGCTGGGCCCACTCGGCGTCGAGCTGCCGCCGGGAACCCGGCTGCGGCTGGAGATCGCCGGCCACCACTGGCCCCGGCACGCCCGCAACCCGCACACCGGCGTGGACCCGGTCGACGCGATCGAGCTGCGCCCCAGCCGCCGCGAGGTCCTGGCAGCCGAGTTCACCCTGCCCCTGGCCACGGCCACCGACGCGGTGGCCGCGGCGAACCTGATCGAGGAGGTGGTCCGGTGA
- a CDS encoding YcaO-like family protein produces MSLPPETMVDPLTGIVRRFVDVAPVPGLPHRYRGVTAEVSDARRLGAWPADRVSLGTTFGDVEGARVAALGEAVERYCGNRLPPLDDPRLRRTTAATLAAEGHRHFGPADLPFFAPWQHREPGFPYQEFTPDTELLWTRGEEDGDPCWLPASWVYLNYFTGERRREPRLHHLNYAGIATGADAPDAHRRGLLELLERDALELWWHLDAPSRGIALDSVPGLRADLAGTRLKIHLVELPTEHPVACVAAVAIDEETGIVAGGGAARFDPAEACAKAAMEAIHTWVFTLGLLEPDGWVFDTIKAGILAKGLYLDHRADRHYRDNAGPHFARVRDLGAQPQIWLDPRTQESLLHRFTNPGTHITAADLPVGTFPELQESLRAQGCRVATVDLTTPDVAETPWRVLRVAATGLVPNAPAAFRYLGLPRWREVQRARGWAPAASPLAGPEGLVLDPPPFL; encoded by the coding sequence GTGAGCCTGCCGCCGGAGACCATGGTCGACCCGCTCACCGGCATCGTGCGCCGGTTCGTCGACGTCGCGCCGGTGCCCGGACTGCCGCACCGCTACCGCGGCGTCACCGCCGAGGTCTCCGACGCCCGCCGCCTGGGCGCCTGGCCCGCGGACCGGGTCAGCCTGGGCACCACCTTCGGCGACGTCGAAGGCGCCAGGGTCGCCGCCCTTGGCGAGGCCGTCGAACGCTACTGCGGCAACCGCCTGCCCCCACTCGACGATCCCCGCCTGCGCCGCACCACCGCGGCCACCCTGGCCGCCGAGGGCCACCGCCACTTCGGCCCCGCCGACTTGCCGTTCTTCGCCCCCTGGCAACACCGCGAACCCGGCTTCCCGTACCAGGAATTCACCCCGGACACCGAGCTGCTGTGGACCCGCGGCGAGGAGGACGGCGACCCCTGCTGGCTGCCCGCCTCCTGGGTCTACCTCAACTACTTCACCGGCGAACGCAGGCGGGAACCCCGCCTGCACCACCTCAACTACGCAGGCATCGCCACCGGCGCGGACGCCCCCGACGCCCACCGCCGCGGCCTGCTCGAACTCCTGGAACGCGACGCCCTGGAACTCTGGTGGCACCTGGACGCCCCCAGCAGAGGCATCGCCCTGGACTCGGTCCCCGGCCTGCGAGCCGACCTCGCCGGCACCCGCCTCAAGATCCACCTGGTCGAACTCCCCACCGAACACCCGGTCGCCTGCGTCGCCGCGGTGGCCATCGACGAGGAGACCGGCATCGTCGCCGGCGGCGGCGCGGCCCGCTTCGACCCGGCCGAGGCCTGCGCCAAGGCCGCCATGGAAGCCATCCACACCTGGGTCTTCACCCTGGGCCTGCTCGAACCCGACGGCTGGGTCTTCGACACGATCAAAGCCGGCATCCTGGCCAAGGGCCTGTACCTGGACCACCGCGCCGACCGCCACTACCGCGACAACGCCGGCCCCCACTTCGCCCGAGTCCGCGACCTGGGCGCCCAACCCCAGATCTGGCTCGACCCCAGAACCCAGGAATCCCTGCTCCACCGCTTCACCAACCCCGGCACCCACATCACCGCCGCCGACCTCCCCGTCGGCACCTTCCCCGAACTCCAGGAAAGCCTCCGCGCCCAAGGCTGCCGGGTGGCCACCGTCGACCTGACCACCCCGGACGTCGCGGAAACCCCGTGGCGAGTCCTCCGGGTCGCCGCCACCGGCCTGGTCCCCAACGCCCCGGCGGCCTTCCGCTACCTCGGCCTGCCCCGCTGGCGCGAGGTACAGCGCGCCCGCGGCTGGGCCCCGGCAGCCAGTCCACTGGCCGGTCCGGAGGGCCTGGTCCTGGACCCGCCCCCGTTCCTGTGA
- a CDS encoding nitroreductase family protein — translation MTAIEQALTAAWTGADPGPTILENWPPSRRRFPPGPAQDLPRHPTPGLGALLDLSLAGDPARKVGGVRLRRVPSAGGRYPVNAYLGPAYYDPITHTLHGPPANTITLALQPQRTTWRYGPRALPVLLLDLGHALAAILTAAHTLGIPAKATFTPQPPRHGEYPLATVHLGLSTGEQPESPTPAPLPDPPALPLIEAALTELSTHPATPLPWQPPAVTPETLRTRHTAPWPTRGPISLPEHGLIAIRPTAELAGSSCGQPELAKAELLLLATGEPEPLNFVRAGMAVHRAWLLATAAGLSVRPVGCWIRAWHGGQRVLHALAVGP, via the coding sequence GTGACCGCGATCGAACAGGCTCTCACCGCAGCCTGGACCGGCGCCGACCCCGGCCCCACCATCCTGGAGAACTGGCCACCCAGCCGCCGCCGCTTCCCACCAGGCCCGGCCCAGGACCTCCCACGCCACCCCACCCCCGGCCTCGGCGCGCTACTCGACCTCTCCCTGGCAGGCGACCCGGCACGCAAGGTCGGCGGCGTCCGCCTCCGCCGGGTCCCCTCAGCGGGCGGCCGCTACCCCGTCAACGCCTACCTGGGCCCCGCCTACTACGACCCCATCACCCACACCCTGCACGGCCCCCCGGCCAACACCATCACCCTTGCCCTGCAACCACAACGCACCACCTGGCGCTACGGCCCCCGCGCCCTCCCCGTCCTCCTGCTAGACCTCGGCCACGCCCTCGCCGCCATCCTCACCGCCGCCCACACCCTCGGCATCCCCGCCAAAGCCACCTTCACCCCACAACCCCCACGCCACGGCGAATACCCACTCGCAACAGTCCACTTAGGACTGTCCACAGGCGAGCAACCCGAAAGCCCAACCCCGGCCCCCCTCCCGGACCCACCCGCCCTGCCCCTGATCGAAGCCGCCCTCACCGAACTGAGCACCCACCCAGCCACCCCCTTGCCCTGGCAACCCCCCGCCGTCACCCCGGAAACCCTGCGCACCCGCCACACCGCCCCCTGGCCAACCCGCGGCCCGATCTCCTTGCCGGAGCACGGACTCATCGCGATCCGGCCAACCGCGGAACTGGCTGGCAGCTCGTGCGGGCAACCGGAACTCGCCAAGGCCGAACTCCTGCTCCTGGCCACCGGCGAGCCCGAACCGCTGAACTTCGTGCGGGCGGGGATGGCTGTGCATCGGGCCTGGTTGCTGGCCACCGCCGCGGGGTTGTCGGTCCGGCCGGTGGGGTGCTGGATCCGGGCCTGGCACGGAGGCCAGCGCGTGTTGCACGCGCTGGCCGTCGGGCCTTAG